The genomic stretch GAAATACTAACAAGAACAGAACTCTAGGAAGTAGccgaaatagctcagttgggagaGCATTACACTGAAGAACAGAACTCTATTAGACCACCAAGAGTCCTTGCCTTCCTGCTCAGCACCAATTCATTGAAAATTTGGGAGTAGTGTTGTTAACTATTATATAAGTCTCTTTTCTTGTAATTTGCCTCTATCATAAAAGTAGAAGGGAAGGTGAATTTCAGCTACTTTGGCGTTCTGGACACTGCTGGTATTTGGTTTTTAAGATCTAAATATTAGGTCATTCTTAAGACCTTCATCATTTTGCTTCCTGAACCCATCAGACACTATATGTCATAATATTATAGTCTGAACAGAATTACAGAATCTTCAAAAATCCCTGCGAATGGCTGAAAATTAACACATCAcagaaaatatataagtaaaaactTGCTATCTCTTCTCTCCATGACTCTGGACAAGTGTAATGTTAATTTCAATGTCTGTCTACCCTAAAATCTTCTGAGACTCTATCTCCATTAGTGTATAGGTATGATCTATATACAGAGTTTCTCAGTTTCCTCTACATGAAAACCTAGATGTGATAAGTTAaagattcatttctttatttaaaaaggcTTCACTTAGAAGGAAGtaagacacacaaaaaagtacaCACAGTATGGTCCTTTTTATATGAAGGGCAAGAGAAGACAAAGCTAATCTCTAAcgatgaaaaataaatcaatggtTGCCTGGGTCCAGGGTGATCGTGAGAGTGCACAAAGGGGCATAGAAAACATtttgggatgatggaaatgttctatttaGATTACCATGGTGCTTTCATGAGTGTActgctggctcagtggcaaagaacctgcctgcagtgcagaagccacaggagacacaggtttgatcccggggtcgggaagatcccctggaggaggaaatggcaacccactccagtattcttgcctgggaaatcctatggacagaggagcctgggggagcccaccaggctcctctgtccatgggatggcaaagagtcagacgcgactgaatcAACTGAGCATGTATTCAGGCATTCGTAGGTGTACACATCTGTCAAAACACATCAAAACACTTGAAATAGGTGCAGTTTATTATACATAAAGTTAAAACcaataaaattattcataaaagaTTTACCTTAGGCTCATTAAAGTAAGATTTTTATTGAGTATtacttaaaagatttaaaatctgATTACACAAATGAAAAAGTCTACCTATAAATTTATTCAAAGTGGAGTGTGGATAAATATAATCAATAGAAAAGCTTTTTAGCAGGTGAAGAGGTGATATGAATGCATTTTAGTTAATAGTTAGCATTTACACAAGAATGATATCTCTTTGTTAATGTGAAATATCCCAACAGTAAAACAATTAATGTGTTCAGATTATCTAAGATAGATCTTAGGTGTTCATTTAGTTTGGCCCTTCCAAAGTAGAGATAGCATCAGACAGTGTGACAACATAATACCTCATTCAAAGCTAAATTGTACATTACCTGTGATATCAACATTTTGTATTCATTGAAAGAAAGTTGTATTTGGAATTGTTTGCCTGTAcattattttgcatttaaaaagttgatttaatttaaaattttgctgtgCTCAGATATTGGATAGCAGAGTGGTTCCCTGGGAAATCTAATACGATAAATGAAGCATTAATTTTAAGACCTAGTTTTAAATGGTATGTACTAATTAATATGTACCCTTTCTTCTCtggaattttaagaattttttttctccagtctATGAGATAATGCTGGTGCATTCTTAGTGATCAATGTGAAAATGAATAGGGAAGCTCTGATAACAGCAAATCCAAGAAATAATATTGAATCCAGTTAATGGCACCTTGTCATGTGTGCATGTGGAATGCCAAAGAGTAgctaaaaatagagaaataagatTTCTGAAATAAGACACAGGTGTTGTGGCAAAACACCTTCAACTGAGTTCAGAATCACTTGTCATTAATTGTGTTTACAGGTTAGTGAAATTAAGTACTCTAGACTGGTAATGCAGGAACCCTTGCGTTTATTTAGTAGTTATTCTGGATTGATGGTAAGAGCTCCATGTTAGAAGAGGGTTGGCCAGAATGGAGGCAGGTGGTGGGAAATTAGTTAGGTCAACTCAATTCCACATGCCACTAATGGGTTCCTTGGTGATGAACATTGTACTCAGGCCGCTGGCCTATGGCTTAATCACCTTCTTCTCCTCATCACAAAATGGCTCATCTACAATCAAGGGCTCGGGCTCCTGCTGGGGCGCAGGCTCTGGCTCCAGCTGGATCTCAAGCTCAGACATGGGGACAAGCTCAGGCCCAGAGGGTGGCTCCACAGTAGGCTGCAAGGCAGGCTCAGGCTCGGGGATAGGCTCGTGATCTGGCCCCAGGGTGGTATTAGGCTCAGTCTCATGGGTGGAAGACAGAAGGGTGGCTTCgagttggatggcatcttcaTGTGGCATTGTCTCACCCTCCATTCTTTGGTTTATCTTTGTCATTGGTCTGTGGGAAGAAGGCCCAGGCAAGAACAAGTTAGGGTCTGACATCTCATGTGGAGCCACAGGCTCTGTAGCCTCAGTGACCATAGGTCCCAAACCTCTGTGATTTCTGATAGTCTGACTCACTGTCAGACCATGGGTCTCCATTTAGGGTGCAGAAAGGTTAGGTCTTAACTGTATAAGTATACTGTCAAGAGAAACAAACCACTGTTTAAGAGGCAGGAAAACTGATGTCAGGAGGAAAGGGTATAAAGATCTAACATGATCGTTGGGGGCCAAATCCATGGCTCCAGTGCCTCTCTAGCACCCACTCCATCTAGCACAATACTTGGCACTTGGTTGGTACCCAATACATAGTTGTGGAAGCACAGAAACGGAGGGAAGAACAAATGAACATGTGTGATATACATTTGATGAGGAAGAACAGAGTGGGCAAGAGCCTGGGCTGTCAGCAGTTTTGTGTCTATTGACCCCTTGttccataaaaaataatattaaaaattgtattttatttcctgttcATAGAAAGACAAGTAGaggaatatattaaaacattttcttagcCCTAAAAGGACTGTTGTCACAGGTAAATGAGTTGATATACATAAAATTGCTTAGAACAGAGTCTGGCACACAGTACCCAGTACGTGATAGCCATCACCGCTCTTTCATAAAAGCAATGAGAGCGAGCAGAGAGATGGCCCTCTATCTTATGCTAAAAGGCGTGCTTAGGAAGAGCTGACTGAGAGAGATAGGCCTGAGACATGTCTATTCAAGAAAAGACAGCAGAAGTAAGGTCTTACTCGAGTTCTGTGGTGGTTTTAgaattcctcttcctttccttcccctttgCCTTTACCTTACGCCTCACAAACCACACCacagagatgatgatgatgacaccTATCAGGGTCCCCACAAAGGCCCCAACAATGATTCCAATTCCTGGATCTGGAGGATACAAGCAGCTGGTTAGTAAAATGGAGCACAGTGTCTGCCCCATCCCGTGCATCTGTGACCAGTGGGGAATATTCAGGGCATTCATATAGCGGGATAGTGCCTTGTATAGGCTGGGACCGTGGAAAGTCCTAGAACTCTACATATATAAAGTATTATGTAAGCATTAGATATTAGGATGGTCGTCCATCGTATCATTCTATAAATAAAGCACCAAAATCTCCAGAGTCAGGAAGGACTAAAAAAGAATTCTAAGTGACTTGATTGGCAGGCACAGGATACTTAAGGAGAAACTGTTAAAGTTATATGATCCACTTACATGGAGTAGTTAGGTCAATTTCACAGGAACTATTGCCAAGGATGTTAATAGCAGTGCACTGGTAATAACCTTGTTCAAAACTGGTCAGGTTTCCAATAAACAAAATCCCGGTGGCTGGGTCTGTCAATATCAGAAAATAGTGTTTTGAAATCTTGTATGTCGGTACAGATCATGTGAATGGAGCAGACCATCCAATTCCCACCCACTTCCTCAGATTGGCCTCCCTTTCTGGAGATGGATCAACTAGATCCCTCAAGACTCCCATCTGGGACCATGCCTATTTTCTCTATACCCACCACCTGCGAGCTAAAAATGGTCTTGACTTTTAGAAGTTGGGGAGAAGACCAGAGGACAATCATTTTGATGACAGGCTGACATTCTTTGTACATTTCCCTCCCAGAAAAACAGAGGACTGAGCTCTAAGGACGAGCAGCCAGTCACATATACATGCTGTCAACCAAGCCCACACAGCAGGCCGTGCCAGGCGCAGCAAAGATACATACTTACTGAAGTTTTCTTTCACTGGGACAATGTTTCCTCCTTCAAGTTTATACCAGTAGTACACAGGGGAAGGTGTTCCAAGCACCGAAAGGCAAGTAAGAGATATAGGATGACCAGTTTCTGCTATTCCTTGGATGCTGCAGAAGGGCTTAGAAGGTTTGACTGTAAGGCAATGACAAAGAGTAAGAAATCAGGCATGATGAATGTCAGTCTGTACCACTTCCTCACTCTCATTTTGGAGAATatgtacacttttttttaatcttaaaaaaacttGTTGTGACAGTTTTCTAGTTGTACCACCAGATGGGAGTAGAGCACTTCAGGTGTAAAGACCTCTCTCGTCACTGGGCCATTAATAGTCTAGtagcatctcttccatctgactCTTCGTCAGATTCATAACCATGAATTTCCATATTGTGCCTTAAAATATGCCATTATTAAAACAGTCAAGTGTAAGCAAACATTAAACTAGGAACAGAGGTTGTATTTTGGAAGCATGgttttaaaggaaaagagaacattAAAGACTTTGAgataaccactttttttttttccaaaaaattgtcTTATTAatgccatatttttcttttcctttgtgagtTGTTTTTTGGCATTAATTCTCCTGGTGGTGACACACAATGGAAGGTTTGAATTTGCCCGTGTCCCTCACTGGGAGGGGAAACCCACTGCGGGGGAGGGGTGTGCCACAAGGCGCTGATATCTTGTTTCATCCTTCATGCCACAGCATTTAC from Bubalus bubalis isolate 160015118507 breed Murrah chromosome X, NDDB_SH_1, whole genome shotgun sequence encodes the following:
- the VSIG1 gene encoding V-set and immunoglobulin domain-containing protein 1 — encoded protein: MGLTFWKVFLILNCLAGQVNGVQVTIPDSFVNVTVGSDVTLICTYTTTVASLNKLSIQWTFFHKEASQPVSIYYSEGGQATAIGKFKDRIVGSNTSGNASITISHMQPEDSGIYICDVNNPPDFSGKNQGTISVSVLVKPSKPFCSIQGIAETGHPISLTCLSVLGTPSPVYYWYKLEGGNIVPVKENFNPATGILFIGNLTSFEQGYYQCTAINILGNSSCEIDLTTPYPGIGIIVGAFVGTLIGVIIIISVVWFVRRKVKAKGKERKRNSKTTTELEPMTKINQRMEGETMPHEDAIQLEATLLSSTHETEPNTTLGPDHEPIPEPEPALQPTVEPPSGPELVPMSELEIQLEPEPAPQQEPEPLIVDEPFCDEEKKVIKP